One segment of Spodoptera frugiperda isolate SF20-4 chromosome 5, AGI-APGP_CSIRO_Sfru_2.0, whole genome shotgun sequence DNA contains the following:
- the LOC118271840 gene encoding uncharacterized protein LOC118271840, translating into MRRWRKLERDFSGITRATALLSCEEAVVDVREYVTCGDGPAAVLAAEKEHVMVGIQIRVDGRLGVMLADPGYHVPRIVTVMQDRNYPHTGWFVQSDEPHCRKEYDYTFSVLNPGYIEWHERETRGETIKCQTSLVYAGRPYLDGINVTERRNLVYNFRSLLSRDQKGHLIAGLYFPVGATIKDAQFTLFLNNGPQKRKTKYKFSTFADPEDIPEEILDEIQLCNNKMNYKEGELLSIIGKLSQVMADQAFIDQMLEINEDICRMCL; encoded by the exons ATGCGACGCTGGCGGAAGTTGGAGCGGGACTTCAGTGGCATCACCCGCGCCACAGCTCTGTTGTCGTGCGAGGAAGCCGTGGTAGACGTGCGCGAGTACGTGACGTGTGGCGACGGGCCTGCAGCCGTGCTGGCTGCTGAGAAGGAGCACGTCATGGTGGGCATACAGATCCGCGTAGACGGCCGACTCGGCGTCATGCTCGCTGACCCCGGTTACCACGTGCCCAGAATCGTCACTGTCATGCAGGACCGAAACTACCCACACACTG GTTGGTTCGTGCAGTCGGACGAGCCACATTGCCGCAAGGAGTACGACTACACGTTCAGCGTGCTGAACCCTGGCTACATCGAGTGGCACGAGCGGGAGACGCGCGGGGAGACCATCAAGTGTCAGACCTCGCTCGTGTACGCCGGCAGACCGTACCTGGACGGCATCAACGTCACCGAGAGAAGGAACCTCGTCTACAACTTTAG GAGTCTACTATCCCGCGACCAAAAGGGCCACTTGATAGCCGGCCTCTACTTCCCAGTGGGTGCGACCATCAAAGACGCGCAGTTCACCCTCTTCCTCAACAACGGGCCTCAAAAGCGGAAGACCAAGTACAAGTTCAGCACTTTTGCTGACCCTGAAGAC ATTCCAGAAGAGATATTGGACGAAATCCAGCTCTGTAACAACAAGATGAATTATAAAGAAGGCGAGCTACTGTCCATCATTGGCAAGCTGTCCCAAGTAATGGCTGACCAGGCCTTCATCGACCAGATGCTGGAGATCAACGAGGACATCTGCCGCATGTGTCTCTGA